The following proteins are co-located in the Streptococcus downei MFe28 genome:
- a CDS encoding single-stranded DNA-binding protein, with product MINNVVLVGRMTRDAELRYTPSNQAVATFSLAVNRNFKNQNGEREADFINCVIWRQQAENLANWAKKGALIGITGRIQTRNYENQQGQRVYVTEVVADNFQLLESRATREANGTSSYNAGGNASSNFGGGQQQTTPNFGRDESPFGNANPMDISDDDLPF from the coding sequence ATGATTAATAATGTCGTACTCGTGGGTCGCATGACTCGGGATGCCGAACTTCGTTACACCCCATCCAATCAAGCTGTTGCAACTTTCAGTCTAGCTGTTAACCGCAACTTTAAGAACCAAAACGGTGAGCGTGAGGCCGATTTCATCAACTGTGTAATCTGGCGTCAGCAAGCTGAAAACTTGGCAAATTGGGCCAAGAAGGGCGCTTTGATTGGGATTACAGGTCGCATTCAGACTCGTAATTATGAAAACCAACAAGGTCAACGGGTCTATGTAACTGAAGTTGTCGCTGACAATTTCCAACTTCTGGAAAGTCGTGCAACTCGTGAAGCTAATGGTACAAGTTCTTATAATGCTGGGGGCAATGCTTCGTCAAACTTTGGCGGTGGCCAACAGCAAACAACACCGAACTTTGGCCGTGACGAAAGTCCTTTTGGCAATGCCAATCCAATGGATATTTCCGACGACGACCTACCATTCTAA
- the rsmB gene encoding 16S rRNA (cytosine(967)-C(5))-methyltransferase RsmB, giving the protein MSLANRLEKSARGLALKILEEVFQEGAYSNLALKRGLSGSSLSQQDKALVTELVYGTVARKITLEWQLAHVIEDRDKLESWVYTLLMLSLYQLLYLDKIPSHAVLNEAVELAKSRSQRGADKLVNAVLRKLSKGPLADPASIKRQNKRYSVQYSLPVWLVKKTIDQYGHERAIKIFESLFVRNKASVRVTNPAKLAEIQAATGAKRSLLSPVGLVKESGYFAGTKYFEDGDLTIQDESSQLVAPTLKLQGQEQVLDACAAPGGKTAHLASYLTSGQVLALDLYDHKLDLIKENARRLHVADRVRTKKLDARLVHQEFAPDSFDKILVDAPCSGIGLIRRKPDIKYKKASQDFESLQKIQFDILKSVCQTLRKNGIITYSTCTIFREENQDLIQKFLEAHPNFEQVKLEHRQEDILTDGFIQITPELHLTDGFFIAQLKRVY; this is encoded by the coding sequence ATGTCTTTGGCGAATAGACTAGAAAAGTCAGCCCGTGGTCTGGCTTTGAAAATCTTAGAGGAAGTTTTTCAAGAAGGGGCTTATTCTAACCTAGCCCTCAAGCGAGGCTTGTCAGGTTCAAGCCTTAGTCAGCAGGATAAGGCCTTGGTGACCGAATTAGTCTATGGGACCGTGGCACGAAAAATTACTCTGGAGTGGCAACTGGCCCATGTCATTGAGGATAGGGACAAGCTAGAAAGCTGGGTCTACACCCTCCTCATGCTCAGCCTTTACCAACTCCTCTATCTGGATAAAATTCCTAGTCATGCCGTTTTGAATGAAGCGGTTGAATTAGCCAAATCTCGCAGTCAAAGAGGGGCAGACAAATTAGTCAATGCTGTTCTGCGCAAATTAAGTAAGGGTCCCTTGGCCGACCCTGCTAGCATTAAGCGGCAGAATAAGCGCTACTCTGTACAATATTCCCTGCCCGTCTGGCTGGTCAAAAAAACAATTGACCAGTATGGTCATGAGCGGGCCATCAAGATTTTCGAGAGCCTCTTTGTCCGTAACAAGGCCAGCGTTCGGGTAACCAATCCAGCTAAATTAGCAGAAATCCAAGCGGCGACAGGGGCAAAGCGCTCTTTACTCTCACCTGTTGGTCTCGTAAAAGAATCTGGCTATTTCGCAGGAACTAAATATTTTGAGGATGGGGACCTAACCATTCAGGATGAGTCCAGTCAGCTAGTGGCGCCAACCCTCAAGCTTCAAGGCCAAGAACAGGTGCTAGATGCCTGTGCAGCTCCTGGCGGAAAGACAGCCCATCTGGCTTCCTATCTGACTAGTGGTCAAGTGCTGGCCTTGGACCTCTATGACCATAAACTAGACTTGATTAAGGAAAATGCCAGACGCTTGCACGTAGCTGATAGGGTTAGGACTAAAAAACTAGATGCTCGCCTGGTTCACCAAGAATTTGCTCCGGATAGTTTTGACAAAATATTAGTTGATGCCCCTTGTTCGGGGATTGGCCTGATTCGACGGAAACCAGACATCAAATACAAGAAGGCCAGTCAAGACTTTGAGTCCCTGCAAAAGATACAGTTTGATATCCTAAAGAGTGTTTGTCAAACATTGCGCAAAAATGGTATAATAACCTACAGCACCTGCACCATTTTTAGGGAGGAAAATCAAGATTTAATCCAAAAATTTCTTGAGGCCCACCCTAATTTTGAGCAGGTAAAACTGGAACATAGGCAAGAAGACATTCTGACAGATGGATTTATCCAGATTACACCTGAGTTACATCTGACAGATGG
- the fmt gene encoding methionyl-tRNA formyltransferase, producing the protein MKKIIFMGTPAFAATVLEGLISSSDYNILAVVTQPDRAVGRKKEIRMTPVKELAIGHDLPVYQPEKLAGSQEMADLMNLGADGIITAAYGQFLPSKLLDSMDFALNVHASLLPKYRGGAPIHYALIKGDDKAGVTIMEMVKEMDAGDMLAQASLPILDEDNVGTLFEKLAVLGRDLLLQTLPDYLSGKIQPQAQDPDRVSFSPNITPEQERLDWNKSARDLFNQVRGMNPWPVAHTLLNGQRFKIYQAKPVDGQGPAGQIIEKTKKSLIVATGQGGLSLLEVQPAGKPKMKISDFLNGLGQKLKVGDVFGE; encoded by the coding sequence ATGAAAAAAATTATTTTTATGGGGACCCCCGCTTTTGCAGCGACTGTTTTAGAAGGCCTAATCAGCAGTTCCGACTATAATATACTAGCAGTCGTTACCCAACCGGACCGCGCTGTCGGTCGTAAGAAAGAAATTCGTATGACCCCAGTCAAGGAACTGGCTATCGGTCATGACCTACCAGTCTATCAACCTGAAAAATTAGCAGGTTCGCAGGAGATGGCTGATTTGATGAACCTGGGTGCGGATGGTATTATTACGGCTGCCTATGGGCAATTCCTACCAAGTAAGCTTCTGGATTCCATGGATTTTGCCCTCAATGTTCATGCTTCCCTCTTGCCTAAATATCGAGGCGGTGCTCCTATTCATTATGCCCTGATTAAGGGTGATGATAAGGCTGGCGTGACCATTATGGAGATGGTCAAGGAGATGGATGCGGGTGATATGCTGGCTCAAGCCAGTTTGCCCATTCTTGATGAAGACAATGTTGGCACCCTCTTTGAGAAACTAGCTGTTCTCGGGCGTGACCTGCTTTTGCAGACCCTTCCGGACTACCTATCTGGTAAAATTCAACCGCAAGCTCAGGACCCTGACCGAGTGAGCTTCTCCCCCAATATTACCCCTGAACAGGAACGCTTGGATTGGAATAAATCAGCCCGTGACCTCTTCAATCAGGTGCGGGGCATGAACCCTTGGCCGGTTGCTCATACCCTTCTAAATGGTCAACGCTTTAAGATTTATCAGGCTAAGCCAGTAGATGGCCAGGGCCCAGCCGGTCAGATTATTGAGAAAACCAAGAAGAGCCTCATCGTGGCTACTGGTCAAGGGGGCCTATCTCTCTTAGAAGTTCAGCCAGCTGGGAAACCCAAGATGAAGATTTCTGATTTCCTCAATGGTTTAGGACAAAAGCTAAAAGTAGGTGATGTCTTTGGCGAATAG
- the gmk gene encoding guanylate kinase gives MSERGLLIVFSGPSGVGKGTVRQEIFSTPDHKFEYSVSMTTRAQRPGEEDGVDYFFRTREQFEDLIRQGQMLEYAEYVGNYYGTPLTYVNETLDKGIDVFLEIEVQGALQVKKKVPDGVFIFLTPPDLEELKDRLVGRGTDSQEVIAQRIERAKEEIALMREYDYAVVNDEVPLAAERVKRIIEAEHCRVDRVIGHYNKMIKDI, from the coding sequence ATGTCCGAACGTGGCTTGTTGATTGTTTTCTCTGGACCTTCAGGGGTCGGCAAGGGAACGGTCCGTCAGGAAATTTTTTCCACACCAGACCATAAATTTGAATACTCGGTCTCAATGACAACCCGGGCACAACGTCCAGGCGAAGAAGATGGCGTTGATTATTTCTTTCGGACTCGGGAGCAATTTGAAGATCTTATTCGCCAGGGACAAATGCTGGAATATGCCGAATATGTTGGCAATTATTACGGGACTCCTTTAACTTATGTCAATGAAACGCTGGACAAGGGTATTGATGTCTTCCTTGAAATTGAAGTTCAAGGCGCTCTCCAGGTTAAGAAAAAGGTTCCAGATGGTGTCTTTATCTTTTTAACCCCACCGGATTTGGAGGAGTTAAAAGATCGCTTGGTTGGGCGTGGTACTGATAGTCAGGAGGTCATTGCTCAACGAATTGAGCGGGCCAAGGAAGAGATTGCCCTCATGCGAGAATATGACTATGCCGTTGTCAATGATGAGGTTCCACTGGCTGCCGAGCGTGTTAAGCGGATTATTGAAGCAGAACATTGTCGTGTTGACCGAGTCATCGGCCACTATAACAAGATGATTAAAGATATTTAA
- the rpsF gene encoding 30S ribosomal protein S6 produces the protein MAKYEILYIIRPNIEEEAKNALVERFDAILTDNGATVVESKDWEKRRLAYEIQDFREGLYHIVNVESQDAHALNEFDRLSKINNDILRHMIVKLDA, from the coding sequence ATGGCTAAATACGAAATTCTTTATATTATTCGTCCAAACATTGAAGAAGAAGCTAAAAACGCTTTGGTAGAACGCTTTGACGCTATCTTGACTGACAACGGTGCAACTGTTGTTGAATCAAAAGATTGGGAAAAACGTCGTCTTGCTTACGAAATCCAAGATTTCCGTGAAGGGCTTTACCACATCGTTAATGTTGAAAGCCAAGACGCTCATGCTCTTAACGAGTTTGATCGCTTGTCAAAAATCAACAACGATATTCTTCGTCACATGATTGTTAAGCTTGACGCTTAA
- a CDS encoding primosomal protein N': MGKIAKIIVDVPLMQTDKPFSYEVPKDLEDSISLGSRVHVPFGKGNRLLQGFVVGLENGEAQDLKSVTSVLDFEPVLNQEQLELADQMRHTVFSYKISILKSMIPSLLNSNYNRILGVGDGLSQQDQEEIFAGRDQVSYASLDEARQARVAKLVRSGQIKASYVAHDKKTLKTVKYYQVKLDLLAELEISKRAKKRQELKDYLLAQPDRAPLADLYKTYSRDQVKFFLETGALEIDEVAVNRSQNYFDQVQKTDFLELNSEQAQAVKTIVADIGRPNRPYLLEGITGSGKTEVYLHIIDRVLKLGKTAIVLVPEISLTPQMTNRFISRFGEQVAIMHSGLSDGEKYDEWRKIKSGHAKVVVGARSAIFAPLENIGAIIIDEEHEASYKQESNPRYHARDVALLRAQHHQAVLVMGSATPSIESRARASRDVYHFIRLTQRANPLAKIPQVKIVDFRDYLGQQAVSNFTPILVDKIREGLEKGEQTVLMLNRRGFSSFIMCRECGYVDDCPNCDISLTLHMDTKTMNCHYCGFQKGIPRSCPNCGSSSIRYYGTGTQKAYDELQEILPQARVLRMDVDTTRKKGAHEKILQEFGQGKADILLGTQMIAKGLDFPNVTLVGVLNADTSLNLPDFRSAERTFQLLTQVAGRAGRAEKEGQVLIQTYNPQNYAIQLAKEQDYEAFYAYEMKVRHQLAYPPYYYTVGLTLSHKKEEVLVQKSFELLKLLKEQLSDQVKILGPTPKPIARTHNLYHYQIIIKYRFEDKLEAVLNQILDLTQDRSNKDLRLIIDHEPQSFI; encoded by the coding sequence ATGGGAAAGATTGCCAAAATTATTGTGGATGTTCCACTTATGCAGACCGATAAGCCTTTTTCCTATGAGGTGCCAAAAGACCTAGAAGACAGTATCAGTCTGGGCAGTCGGGTCCATGTTCCCTTTGGTAAGGGGAATCGCCTCTTACAGGGCTTTGTTGTAGGGTTAGAAAATGGCGAGGCCCAAGACCTTAAGTCGGTCACCTCTGTCCTAGATTTTGAGCCGGTTCTTAATCAAGAACAGCTAGAGCTAGCTGACCAGATGCGTCACACTGTTTTTTCTTACAAGATTTCCATTCTCAAATCTATGATTCCTAGCCTTTTGAATTCTAATTATAATCGGATTTTAGGGGTTGGAGATGGCCTGTCTCAACAGGATCAGGAAGAGATTTTTGCAGGGCGTGATCAGGTTTCTTATGCTAGTCTTGATGAAGCTAGGCAGGCTAGGGTTGCCAAATTAGTTCGTTCTGGACAGATTAAGGCCAGTTACGTTGCTCATGATAAGAAGACTCTCAAAACAGTCAAATATTATCAGGTTAAGTTAGACCTTTTAGCTGAGCTGGAAATTTCCAAGCGGGCGAAAAAACGTCAGGAATTAAAGGATTACCTTCTGGCCCAACCTGACCGTGCTCCCCTGGCAGATTTGTATAAGACCTACTCGCGAGATCAGGTCAAGTTTTTTCTAGAGACCGGAGCCCTAGAGATTGATGAAGTTGCCGTCAACCGCAGTCAGAACTATTTTGATCAGGTGCAAAAGACAGACTTCTTAGAGCTCAATTCTGAGCAGGCCCAGGCTGTAAAGACCATAGTGGCCGATATCGGCCGGCCCAATAGGCCCTATCTTTTAGAAGGAATTACGGGATCTGGTAAGACAGAAGTCTACCTGCACATTATTGACCGAGTGCTCAAGCTAGGCAAGACAGCCATTGTTTTGGTACCAGAAATTTCCTTGACCCCTCAGATGACTAATCGCTTCATTTCTCGTTTTGGTGAACAGGTGGCTATCATGCATTCGGGCCTATCGGATGGTGAAAAATACGATGAGTGGCGCAAGATTAAATCTGGCCATGCCAAGGTTGTAGTCGGAGCACGTTCGGCTATCTTTGCTCCCCTAGAAAATATTGGCGCCATCATTATTGATGAGGAACACGAGGCTAGCTATAAGCAGGAATCCAATCCTCGCTATCACGCCCGTGATGTCGCCCTGCTCAGGGCTCAACACCACCAGGCCGTCTTGGTCATGGGGTCGGCGACCCCTAGTATTGAGAGTCGGGCGAGAGCTAGCCGAGATGTCTATCATTTTATTCGCCTGACTCAAAGGGCCAATCCGCTGGCTAAGATTCCTCAGGTAAAAATCGTTGATTTTAGGGATTATCTGGGTCAGCAGGCCGTCAGCAATTTCACCCCAATCCTAGTTGATAAAATCAGGGAAGGCTTGGAAAAAGGGGAGCAGACGGTTCTCATGCTCAACCGTCGGGGCTTTTCTAGCTTCATCATGTGTCGCGAATGTGGCTATGTTGATGATTGCCCCAACTGCGATATTTCCCTGACCCTCCATATGGATACCAAGACCATGAATTGTCACTACTGTGGTTTCCAAAAGGGCATTCCTAGAAGCTGTCCTAACTGTGGCAGTTCTAGCATTCGCTATTATGGAACAGGGACGCAAAAGGCCTATGATGAGCTCCAAGAAATTCTCCCTCAGGCCAGAGTTCTGCGGATGGATGTGGATACAACACGTAAAAAGGGGGCTCATGAAAAGATTCTTCAAGAATTTGGCCAGGGTAAGGCAGACATTCTTCTGGGGACCCAGATGATTGCCAAGGGGCTAGATTTCCCCAATGTCACCCTAGTTGGTGTTCTTAATGCGGACACCTCACTTAACCTGCCAGATTTTCGCTCAGCTGAGCGGACCTTCCAGCTTCTGACGCAGGTGGCTGGTCGGGCCGGTCGGGCGGAAAAAGAAGGTCAGGTTCTTATCCAGACCTACAATCCTCAAAACTATGCTATTCAGTTGGCCAAGGAGCAGGACTACGAAGCCTTCTACGCCTATGAGATGAAGGTCCGTCACCAATTGGCCTATCCTCCTTATTACTACACGGTTGGATTGACCCTCTCCCACAAGAAGGAAGAGGTCCTAGTTCAAAAATCTTTCGAGCTACTTAAGCTTTTGAAGGAGCAACTGAGTGATCAGGTTAAGATTTTGGGACCAACCCCTAAACCTATTGCTAGGACCCACAATCTCTACCACTATCAGATTATTATCAAGTATCGCTTTGAAGACAAGCTAGAGGCTGTCCTCAATCAAATTTTGGACCTGACCCAGGATAGAAGTAATAAGGACTTGCGTTTAATTATTGACCATGAGCCACAAAGTTTTATCTAA
- the rpoZ gene encoding DNA-directed RNA polymerase subunit omega — protein MMLRPSIDTLLDRIPSKYSLCILQAKRAHELEEGAKPTQGFKSVKATLQALEEIESGNVTIHPDPEAKRAAVRARAEAERLAKEEEERKIKEQIAKEKEEEGEKI, from the coding sequence ATGATGTTAAGACCTTCTATTGATACCTTGCTGGATCGCATTCCTTCAAAATATTCCCTCTGTATTCTCCAGGCTAAGAGAGCTCATGAATTGGAAGAAGGAGCTAAGCCAACCCAAGGCTTCAAGTCCGTTAAAGCGACCCTACAGGCCTTGGAAGAAATTGAATCTGGAAATGTAACCATCCACCCAGATCCTGAAGCTAAGCGAGCTGCTGTTCGTGCCCGTGCTGAAGCGGAACGCCTGGCTAAGGAAGAGGAAGAACGCAAGATTAAAGAGCAAATCGCCAAGGAAAAGGAAGAAGAAGGCGAAAAGATCTAA
- a CDS encoding garvicin Q family class II bacteriocin codes for MNTVAFEEFTTLNTQNLATVKGGEYEHFMDCANGYAYRDENGHWSYQVTKSPLEAALNITVNSWASGVASFAAY; via the coding sequence ATGAATACAGTCGCATTTGAAGAATTTACAACCCTTAATACTCAAAACCTAGCAACAGTCAAAGGTGGCGAATATGAGCACTTTATGGATTGTGCTAACGGCTATGCCTATCGAGATGAGAATGGTCACTGGAGCTACCAAGTGACCAAGAGTCCTCTGGAAGCAGCCCTTAATATCACGGTCAATAGCTGGGCCTCTGGTGTTGCTAGCTTTGCCGCTTATTAA
- a CDS encoding magnesium transporter CorA family protein encodes MQQLFLSANNQLNEIETFEPGAWINLVNPSQEESVRLAEKFKIDITDLRAPLDAEESSRISVEDNYTLIIVDVPTQEDRNGKSYYVTIPLGIVVTEDVVITTCLEPLDLFDKFLNHRIRGFYTFMKTRFVFQLLYRNAKLFLTALRSIDRQSDRIEAQLEDATRNEQLIDMMELEKSIIYLKASLKINERIVKKLSGKASSLKKYVDDEDLLEDTLIETQQAIEMASIYENVLNIMTETSASIISNNQNSIMKTLALMTMALDIPTVIFSAYGMNFKNNWLPLNGLPHAFWYITAIAAALSITVVIYFIRKRWF; translated from the coding sequence ATGCAACAACTGTTTCTTTCTGCAAACAATCAACTCAATGAAATTGAAACATTCGAGCCAGGAGCTTGGATTAATCTCGTGAACCCTTCCCAGGAAGAATCGGTTCGCCTGGCTGAAAAATTTAAGATTGATATTACCGACTTACGAGCACCGCTGGATGCGGAAGAAAGTTCTCGGATTAGTGTTGAAGATAACTATACTCTGATTATTGTTGATGTCCCTACCCAAGAGGATCGTAATGGCAAGAGTTATTATGTTACTATTCCTCTGGGTATCGTGGTGACCGAGGATGTGGTGATTACCACCTGTTTGGAGCCCTTGGATTTATTTGATAAATTTCTTAATCATCGAATTAGAGGCTTCTACACCTTTATGAAGACGCGTTTCGTCTTTCAGCTCCTCTACCGCAATGCCAAGCTCTTTCTGACCGCCTTGCGTTCCATTGACCGTCAGAGCGACCGTATCGAAGCTCAACTGGAGGATGCCACTCGCAACGAACAACTAATTGATATGATGGAGCTAGAAAAATCCATTATTTACCTGAAAGCGTCTCTGAAGATTAACGAGCGAATCGTCAAAAAGTTGAGCGGTAAAGCTTCCAGCCTGAAAAAGTATGTGGATGATGAGGATTTGCTGGAAGACACTCTGATTGAGACCCAACAGGCCATTGAGATGGCTAGCATCTACGAAAATGTCCTCAATATCATGACAGAGACGTCTGCTTCCATTATTTCCAACAATCAGAATTCCATTATGAAGACCCTGGCCCTAATGACCATGGCTCTGGACATTCCAACCGTTATCTTCTCCGCCTATGGCATGAACTTCAAAAACAACTGGCTTCCCCTCAACGGTCTGCCCCATGCTTTTTGGTACATCACCGCCATAGCTGCTGCCTTGAGTATAACCGTCGTCATCTACTTCATCCGCAAGCGCTGGTTCTAA
- the rpsR gene encoding 30S ribosomal protein S18 — translation MAQQRRGGFKRRKKVDYIAANKIEYVDYKDTELLSRFVSERGKILPRRVTGTSAKNQRKVTTAIKRARVMALMPFVNED, via the coding sequence ATGGCTCAACAACGTCGTGGCGGATTCAAACGCCGTAAAAAAGTTGATTATATCGCAGCTAACAAGATTGAATATGTTGATTACAAAGATACAGAATTGCTTAGCCGTTTCGTTTCCGAACGTGGAAAAATTCTTCCTCGTCGTGTGACTGGAACTTCAGCTAAGAACCAACGTAAGGTAACAACAGCCATCAAACGCGCTCGCGTTATGGCACTTATGCCATTCGTAAACGAAGATTAA
- a CDS encoding DUF1129 domain-containing protein, which translates to MDLQELTKKNQEFVTIATHQLKEDGKTDEEIQAIFGDVLPSIIENQKQGHTARYLLGAPTSWAKSFSDTAIESGQAVATETNKNPWLMWMDSSLLFFGGFSLFYGLVNLTNGKATQQIYGITSILVIALSGAAAFYGLYHFIYQHSGKPKEERPSLWKSLAYMAGFTLLWILAVGLTALIPKVLNPVLPWLATLIIGALSLGLRYYLKKRYNIQSALATQAPTNTRRK; encoded by the coding sequence ATGGATTTACAAGAATTAACCAAGAAAAATCAAGAATTTGTTACCATTGCCACCCATCAATTGAAGGAAGACGGCAAGACCGACGAAGAAATCCAAGCCATCTTTGGCGATGTCCTACCAAGCATTATCGAAAATCAAAAGCAGGGTCACACGGCTCGCTACCTACTGGGTGCTCCAACAAGCTGGGCCAAGTCCTTTAGCGATACCGCCATCGAAAGTGGACAAGCAGTAGCGACTGAAACCAATAAGAACCCTTGGCTCATGTGGATGGACAGCAGTCTCCTCTTTTTTGGTGGCTTCTCCCTCTTCTATGGGCTGGTCAATTTAACCAACGGCAAGGCGACCCAACAAATTTATGGAATCACGTCAATCTTGGTTATTGCTCTTAGCGGTGCTGCCGCCTTCTATGGCCTCTACCATTTTATCTATCAACACTCTGGTAAACCCAAGGAAGAGCGCCCAAGCCTGTGGAAGTCACTAGCCTATATGGCCGGCTTCACCCTACTTTGGATTCTAGCAGTTGGGCTAACGGCCTTGATTCCTAAGGTGCTTAACCCTGTTCTACCTTGGCTGGCTACCCTGATTATCGGTGCCCTTAGTCTAGGACTGAGATACTACCTCAAAAAGCGTTATAACATCCAAAGTGCCTTGGCCACTCAAGCACCTACAAACACTAGAAGAAAATGA
- a CDS encoding HlyD family efflux transporter periplasmic adaptor subunit, with product MNPKLLESAEFYRRRYHNFATVLIVPLVVLIIFIGVFLCFAKKEVTVISQGEVAPTKVLAVIQSASDTSVAQNKLDDNTKVEKGDLLVQYSENATEQEKEAQKKTIKERNERLDKALEKEEKKTKKKYKKLSKKERKKREKKDKKKREADKKDRDDEDKKEADHVSLFAPESGIIHTNSKYEGLNLLPKWSEIAQIYPDIQKTKTALITYYVSSDDVVSMKKGQTTRLSLERKGNDKLTVEGKINNVASSATTTKKGNLFKVTAKVKLSKKESKLVKYGMTGKTVTVIDKKTYFDYFKDKLLHKVED from the coding sequence ATGAATCCAAAATTACTGGAAAGTGCGGAATTTTACCGCCGTCGCTATCATAATTTTGCGACCGTTTTGATTGTGCCCTTAGTGGTCCTGATTATTTTTATCGGTGTGTTCCTCTGCTTTGCCAAAAAGGAGGTCACCGTTATTTCCCAGGGTGAGGTTGCCCCAACCAAGGTTCTAGCGGTCATTCAGTCTGCTAGTGACACCTCTGTTGCCCAAAATAAATTGGACGACAATACCAAGGTAGAAAAAGGCGACCTCTTGGTCCAGTACAGCGAGAATGCGACTGAGCAGGAAAAAGAGGCCCAAAAGAAGACCATCAAGGAGCGCAATGAGCGACTGGATAAGGCACTAGAAAAAGAAGAGAAAAAGACCAAGAAAAAGTATAAGAAGCTCTCCAAAAAGGAAAGAAAGAAGCGCGAGAAAAAGGATAAAAAGAAAAGGGAAGCCGACAAAAAGGACCGAGATGACGAGGATAAGAAGGAAGCTGACCATGTTTCCCTCTTTGCCCCTGAGTCTGGCATTATTCATACCAATAGTAAGTATGAAGGCCTCAATCTCCTGCCCAAGTGGTCAGAGATTGCCCAGATTTACCCAGATATTCAAAAGACCAAGACAGCCCTAATTACCTACTACGTCTCTTCAGATGACGTGGTCTCCATGAAGAAGGGACAAACGACCCGCCTATCGCTGGAGCGCAAGGGTAATGACAAGCTGACCGTAGAAGGCAAGATTAATAATGTTGCCTCATCAGCAACCACCACGAAAAAAGGCAACCTGTTCAAGGTCACCGCTAAGGTCAAGCTCTCAAAGAAAGAGAGCAAGCTAGTCAAGTATGGCATGACCGGAAAGACCGTCACGGTCATTGACAAGAAGACCTACTTTGACTACTTCAAGGACAAATTGCTTCACAAAGTGGAGGATTAA